One genomic window of Acidobacteriota bacterium includes the following:
- a CDS encoding phosphoribosylaminoimidazolesuccinocarboxamide synthase: MANASFPTLLQVDLPGFERVGSGKVREMFAVDDRLLIVTTDRISAFDCILPVGIPYKGIVLNQISLFWFHKFKDLLPNHLLCGRVDEMPPALHAHAESLRGRSMLVRRAAVLPVECIVRGYLAGSGWNEYRMDGTICGLPLPGRLSESDRLPQPIFTPSTKSVFGHDENISFDDMCGIVGAEKAERVRALSLALYQQAAAYAEGQGIIIADTKFEFGDIDGQLVLVDEVLTPDSSRFWPADGYKPGRPQPSFDKQYVRDYLLGLDWDRQPPAPPLPEPVIQKTSEKYLEAYRRLTGVDLLAKR; this comes from the coding sequence ATGGCCAACGCATCGTTTCCCACACTGCTCCAGGTTGACCTGCCGGGCTTCGAGCGGGTCGGCAGCGGCAAGGTCCGCGAGATGTTCGCGGTGGACGACCGCTTGTTGATCGTGACGACCGACCGGATCTCCGCCTTCGATTGCATCCTGCCGGTGGGAATTCCATACAAGGGGATCGTTCTCAACCAAATTTCGTTATTCTGGTTCCACAAGTTCAAGGATCTGCTCCCCAACCACCTGCTGTGCGGTCGGGTGGACGAGATGCCGCCGGCGCTGCATGCGCATGCCGAGAGTCTGCGGGGCCGCTCCATGTTGGTGCGGCGCGCCGCGGTGCTGCCGGTGGAGTGCATCGTCCGCGGCTACCTGGCCGGATCCGGATGGAATGAATACCGCATGGACGGCACCATCTGCGGCCTGCCGCTACCCGGCCGGCTGAGCGAGAGTGACCGGCTGCCGCAGCCCATTTTCACACCGTCGACCAAGTCCGTGTTCGGCCACGACGAGAACATCTCCTTCGATGACATGTGCGGCATTGTCGGCGCGGAGAAGGCCGAGCGGGTGCGGGCGCTGTCGCTGGCGCTGTACCAGCAGGCCGCCGCCTACGCCGAAGGGCAGGGGATCATCATCGCCGACACCAAGTTCGAATTCGGCGACATCGACGGCCAGCTTGTCCTGGTGGACGAGGTGCTTACCCCCGACTCCAGCCGGTTCTGGCCGGCCGACGGATACAAACCGGGTCGGCCGCAGCCGTCGTTCGACAAGCAGTATGTCCGCGACTACCTGCTGGGACTCGACTGGGATCGGCAGCCGCCGGCGCCGCCGTTGCCGGAACCGGTGATCCAGAAGACCTCGGAGAAGTACCTGGAAGCCTACCGGCGGCTGACGGGTGTGGACCTGCTGGCCAAACGCTAA
- a CDS encoding VWA domain-containing protein encodes MNTRWLWLLIILALSGLSAVAQTGQNQPVYDPNDPIGRLLPPNIHFVIDVSGSMSCQPNGASGGQCSNYDFAGQRTDSKIYITKTAINSLMSRDNLRLRWSFWMYTNSDSYALAHDINRYFSSGRWYSRYAYFPTNLYTVTERSDGTKVRTYDTYFFTGAGCSSDRDRLLVPLPHGADNDPFMSSVDPGYDNRAAIKSWVDRNFDRTTGTLTVPGLSWKFATELPARGSTPISYSLQSIARYLFNRNLDNTVKACYYFDLPSGTHKNWSPYESQTGLTPLPDQYFNCRYNAIMLLTDGRDTCAGVSAAISAADKLRSRHKVDTFVVGFGLQSDSDKAGLDSIAQAGGTGYAYFADNEGDLLNSLEKILGSLGSEISGDTEPILGFIEPTAITFPKAMPEKVLLQNVMFKASMTYSPVFKGHMRAFQALTTSTQEGKIDFLTDFTKNSDNKLWDFADWIDTTPHTERVVLFLDGDDLKEFTKTSSNVIASTAGLGSLSKDELELFITWVRTLPVGSITYSTPAFVGPPSLTAYGSAEYLNWAKSLQDRIPMLLFGSNDGQLHCVDVETGAELWSFIIPAAIEGTSTRPARIYTELYASGDVNSQGQPDVYGARIYNRRPHFYYMASSPKVIDARDSSGNWRTLCVFGIGAGGREYYCLDITNPDSPEFLWRFSGTTANPLGETWSVPALGRFGPATADYPNGVFGAVVGSGFNLNPAFPEPTKLGKSVYILKLTDPTNGVPSIIYSYHMADTSTTAFGASPTALVSRVGNCFFAPPVAFVSPRDRDPYVDEVYIGDYDGNLYQFVLDKANITNTTARLMFQAKNGTPIYSVPFVATINLPGIGYKTLIAFNEYGKPIDSSFGARSAGVMYCLVKENLPTTGVIPVSDLIASTGATTSFNPSTSKGFYFEFPGASEGESSPFRPTIFFTKDRAWIATTSYKFFVGGTGCDPINHTVGAGTSLAYVFNALNGGYFNSTPVELSSAGSWYGRASAFHKGARGEGWIDIGTGETWGWGYSQSHDKFEKFDAAAGNITYDMNPTAGVEVRMNYWREFK; translated from the coding sequence ATGAATACCCGATGGCTGTGGCTCCTGATAATTCTGGCCCTGAGCGGCCTGTCGGCCGTGGCGCAGACGGGCCAGAACCAGCCGGTCTACGACCCCAACGACCCCATCGGCCGGCTGCTGCCCCCGAACATTCACTTCGTCATTGACGTGTCAGGCTCCATGTCCTGCCAGCCCAACGGTGCCAGCGGCGGCCAATGCTCCAACTACGACTTCGCCGGGCAGCGCACCGACTCGAAGATCTATATCACCAAGACGGCCATCAACTCGCTCATGAGCCGCGACAACCTCCGGTTGCGCTGGTCGTTCTGGATGTACACCAACTCCGACTCCTATGCGCTCGCCCACGACATCAACCGCTATTTCTCCAGCGGCCGCTGGTACAGCCGCTACGCCTACTTTCCCACCAACCTCTACACCGTCACGGAGCGGAGCGACGGCACCAAGGTGCGTACGTACGACACCTACTTCTTCACCGGCGCCGGCTGCAGCAGCGATCGGGACCGGTTGCTGGTGCCCCTGCCGCACGGCGCCGACAACGATCCGTTCATGTCCAGCGTCGATCCCGGCTACGACAACCGGGCCGCCATCAAGTCGTGGGTGGACCGCAATTTCGACCGCACCACCGGCACCCTCACCGTTCCCGGCCTGAGCTGGAAGTTTGCGACCGAACTGCCGGCCCGCGGCTCCACGCCCATCAGCTATTCGCTCCAGTCGATTGCCCGCTACCTGTTCAACCGGAATCTCGACAACACGGTGAAGGCCTGTTACTACTTTGATCTGCCGTCCGGCACTCACAAGAACTGGTCGCCGTACGAGAGCCAGACCGGCCTGACGCCGCTGCCCGATCAGTATTTCAACTGCCGCTACAACGCGATCATGCTCCTCACCGACGGCCGCGACACCTGCGCCGGCGTTAGCGCGGCGATCAGCGCCGCTGACAAGCTGCGCAGCCGGCACAAGGTGGATACCTTCGTCGTCGGGTTCGGCCTCCAGTCCGATTCCGACAAGGCCGGCCTCGACTCCATCGCCCAGGCCGGCGGCACCGGTTACGCCTACTTCGCCGACAACGAGGGCGACCTCCTCAACTCCCTGGAGAAGATTCTGGGGAGCCTCGGCAGCGAGATCAGCGGCGACACCGAGCCCATCCTGGGCTTCATCGAACCCACGGCCATCACGTTCCCGAAGGCCATGCCGGAGAAGGTCCTGCTCCAGAACGTGATGTTCAAGGCCTCCATGACGTACAGCCCCGTGTTCAAGGGGCACATGCGGGCCTTCCAAGCTCTGACCACCTCCACCCAGGAAGGCAAGATCGACTTCCTGACCGACTTCACCAAGAACTCCGACAACAAGCTGTGGGATTTCGCCGACTGGATCGACACCACGCCGCACACGGAACGCGTCGTCCTGTTCTTGGACGGCGATGATTTGAAAGAGTTCACGAAGACATCCAGCAACGTCATCGCATCCACCGCCGGTCTCGGCAGCCTCTCCAAGGACGAACTCGAACTGTTCATCACCTGGGTGCGCACCCTGCCGGTGGGTTCCATCACCTACTCGACACCGGCGTTCGTGGGCCCGCCGTCCCTGACCGCGTACGGCAGCGCCGAGTATCTCAACTGGGCCAAGAGCCTGCAGGACCGCATCCCCATGCTGCTGTTCGGCTCCAACGACGGCCAGCTCCACTGCGTGGACGTGGAGACCGGCGCCGAGCTGTGGTCCTTCATCATTCCGGCGGCCATCGAGGGGACCAGCACCCGACCGGCCCGGATTTACACCGAGCTGTACGCGTCCGGCGACGTCAACAGCCAGGGGCAGCCCGACGTGTACGGCGCCCGCATCTACAACCGCCGCCCGCACTTCTACTATATGGCGTCCTCGCCCAAGGTGATCGACGCGCGCGACAGCAGCGGCAACTGGCGCACGCTGTGCGTATTCGGCATCGGCGCGGGCGGCCGCGAGTACTACTGCCTGGACATCACCAATCCCGACAGCCCGGAGTTCCTGTGGCGCTTCAGCGGCACGACCGCGAACCCCCTGGGCGAGACCTGGTCCGTGCCGGCGCTGGGCCGCTTTGGCCCCGCCACCGCCGATTACCCCAACGGGGTGTTCGGCGCAGTGGTGGGATCCGGTTTCAACCTGAATCCGGCGTTCCCCGAACCCACCAAGCTGGGCAAATCGGTGTACATCCTCAAACTCACCGATCCGACCAACGGAGTGCCCTCGATCATCTACTCCTATCACATGGCTGACACCTCCACGACCGCATTCGGGGCGTCACCCACCGCCCTCGTGAGCCGGGTGGGGAACTGCTTCTTCGCCCCGCCGGTGGCCTTTGTGTCGCCGCGGGACCGCGATCCGTATGTGGATGAGGTCTACATCGGCGACTATGACGGCAACCTCTACCAGTTCGTCCTGGACAAGGCCAACATCACCAACACGACCGCCCGGCTGATGTTCCAGGCCAAGAACGGCACGCCCATCTACTCGGTGCCGTTTGTGGCCACGATCAACCTGCCCGGCATCGGCTACAAGACGCTCATCGCGTTCAACGAATACGGCAAGCCCATCGACTCGTCGTTCGGCGCCCGGTCGGCTGGCGTGATGTACTGCCTAGTTAAGGAGAACCTGCCGACGACCGGCGTCATCCCCGTTTCCGACCTGATCGCCAGCACCGGCGCGACCACCTCCTTCAATCCGAGCACCAGCAAGGGCTTCTATTTTGAGTTTCCGGGAGCCTCGGAAGGCGAGTCCTCGCCCTTCCGGCCCACGATCTTCTTCACCAAGGACCGGGCCTGGATCGCCACCACCTCCTACAAGTTTTTCGTCGGCGGCACGGGCTGCGATCCGATCAACCACACCGTCGGCGCCGGCACGTCCTTGGCGTACGTATTCAACGCGCTCAACGGCGGGTACTTCAATTCCACCCCGGTGGAGCTGTCATCCGCCGGCAGCTGGTACGGCCGCGCCTCGGCGTTCCACAAGGGCGCCCGCGGCGAGGGCTGGATCGATATCGGCACCGGCGAGACGTGGGGCTGGGGCTACAGTCAGAGCCACGACAAGTTCGAGAAGTTCGACGCCGCGGCCGGCAACATCACGTATGACATGAACCCCACGGCCGGCGTGGAAGTCCGGATGAATTACTGGCGCGAATTCAAATAG
- a CDS encoding glycosyltransferase — translation MNRTPTPSDPPVLLVDDEPAWRGGQESLFSLAATWESAGRPFALACAVGGELERRARERGWPVRPFAPGGELSPRVCRCFTRWLDEIAPGVILYNTPKPVTAGLLASRWRRRPVRHVVARRVVFPLRDHRLSRWKYRQADHFIAISAAVAAALRDSGIPPAQITVVPEGLDVAAFDAVAPAHEEFPRRAGCTFGCLAALTREKGVDVLLDALARHRRRFPDSALRVAGTGAEAEALKRQAEALGLAESVRFLGFRSDVAAVVKCLDAVVLPSRAEGFGRAALLAMAAGLPVAAAATGGIPEVVVDGVTGWLCVPDDPDALAGLLNRLAGEPERARALGAAGRARLLERFTVVQMSEQTAACIDKLLAPAGGSGDNP, via the coding sequence ATGAACCGCACGCCGACGCCGAGTGATCCTCCGGTTCTGCTGGTGGACGACGAGCCGGCGTGGCGCGGCGGCCAGGAGTCGCTGTTCAGCCTGGCGGCCACATGGGAGTCGGCCGGGCGCCCCTTCGCGCTGGCGTGCGCCGTCGGTGGCGAACTGGAGCGCCGCGCCCGGGAGCGGGGCTGGCCGGTGCGGCCGTTCGCGCCGGGCGGGGAACTGTCGCCCCGCGTCTGCCGGTGTTTCACCCGCTGGCTGGACGAGATTGCGCCCGGCGTCATCCTCTACAACACGCCCAAGCCGGTCACGGCCGGCCTGCTGGCATCCCGGTGGCGGCGGCGACCAGTGCGGCACGTGGTGGCCCGACGGGTTGTGTTTCCGCTCCGAGACCACCGCCTGTCCCGCTGGAAGTACCGTCAGGCGGACCATTTCATCGCTATCTCCGCGGCGGTGGCTGCGGCGCTCCGCGACTCCGGCATCCCGCCGGCACAGATCACCGTCGTGCCCGAGGGGCTCGACGTGGCCGCCTTCGATGCGGTGGCGCCGGCGCACGAGGAATTCCCGCGGCGCGCCGGATGCACGTTCGGCTGCCTGGCCGCCCTGACCCGGGAGAAGGGCGTGGACGTGCTGCTCGACGCGCTGGCCCGACACCGGAGGCGGTTTCCCGACTCCGCCCTGCGGGTGGCCGGCACGGGCGCCGAGGCGGAGGCGCTGAAGCGGCAGGCCGAGGCGCTTGGTTTGGCCGAATCCGTCCGGTTCCTCGGATTCCGGTCCGATGTCGCCGCCGTGGTCAAATGCCTCGACGCCGTGGTGCTCCCGTCGCGGGCCGAGGGCTTCGGACGTGCCGCCCTGCTGGCGATGGCGGCCGGCCTGCCGGTCGCCGCCGCCGCTACGGGCGGCATCCCGGAAGTGGTGGTCGACGGCGTCACCGGCTGGCTTTGCGTGCCGGATGATCCGGACGCGCTGGCCGGCCTTCTAAACCGGCTCGCCGGCGAGCCGGAGAGGGCTCGAGCCCTGGGGGCGGCGGGACGCGCGCGGCTGCTGGAGCGGTTCACGGTGGTGCAGATGAGCGAACAGACGGCGGCGTGTATCGACAAATTGCTTGCCCCGGCGGGCGGATCCGGTGACAATCCGTAA
- a CDS encoding glycosyltransferase family 2 protein, which yields MRRVSAIVIACNEERSLPRALASLAWADEIVVVDSGSTDGTVAAAEAAGARVCHRDWTGFVDQKNHALDQATSPWVFSLDADEECAPELIAEIVRWRDQPEAEGDPAGYRLPRLAWFMGRWIRHSDWYPDHQLRLFRKDAGRWTPRRVHESVHVAGAVGTFASPIRHYPYEDLGDYLRKMDAYSRLAVQDLWERGRRASAAKVLGAPLAAFVKSYVFKRGFLDGGPGVVVAGMSLVSTFFRYARLYEMGTDHEPHADAE from the coding sequence ATGAGGCGCGTGTCGGCCATCGTCATCGCCTGCAACGAGGAGCGGAGCCTGCCGCGGGCGCTGGCCAGCCTGGCCTGGGCGGACGAGATCGTGGTGGTGGATTCCGGCAGTACCGACGGCACTGTGGCGGCGGCCGAGGCGGCCGGTGCCCGTGTGTGCCACCGCGACTGGACCGGCTTCGTTGACCAGAAAAATCACGCCTTGGATCAGGCGACGTCGCCATGGGTATTCTCGCTGGACGCCGACGAGGAGTGCGCGCCGGAATTGATCGCGGAGATCGTCCGTTGGCGGGATCAACCCGAGGCCGAGGGCGATCCAGCGGGCTACCGCCTGCCCCGCTTGGCCTGGTTCATGGGACGCTGGATCCGCCATTCCGACTGGTACCCCGATCACCAGCTTCGCCTGTTCCGCAAGGATGCGGGCCGCTGGACGCCGCGGCGGGTGCACGAGTCGGTCCATGTGGCGGGGGCGGTGGGGACGTTTGCATCCCCCATCCGGCACTATCCGTACGAAGATCTCGGCGATTACCTCCGCAAGATGGACGCCTACTCCCGGCTGGCTGTCCAGGACCTGTGGGAGCGGGGGCGGCGGGCGTCGGCGGCGAAGGTGCTGGGTGCGCCCCTGGCGGCGTTTGTCAAAAGCTACGTGTTCAAGCGGGGCTTTCTGGATGGCGGACCGGGTGTCGTCGTGGCGGGAATGTCGCTGGTGTCCACGTTCTTCCGCTATGCCCGGCTGTACGAGATGGGGACGGACCATGAACCGCACGCCGACGCCGAGTGA
- a CDS encoding glycosyltransferase family 4 protein, translated as MKILHIWKRIDHHSAHSGYDQLSRHMDCTHYRPGRIFHFLYARNPARFRWVGAIDPEWYSFEYFCTEAELLVRINLVSNTVFHILYGENQFRFLGHAPLRRGNRVVATFHQPPDVLPRAIPKTARIARADAIVVVGSSQEEYFRGLTGRDNVYRVPHGIDADYFTPGEPPSESDELHCVTVGWWLRDVETIRRVIAITGQLRRPRIRYHIVTFPWCQEFYQGLPHVRMYSGIADEELRALYRRCDLMLLPLNDCTANNAVLEAGACGLPVFTSAAGSIRDYVTEAGAVIAPPKDPDYLIDALVAAAGDRARLRAMGRAARLQAEQFAWPRVAEQMRAVYARILG; from the coding sequence GTGAAGATACTCCACATCTGGAAACGCATCGACCACCACTCCGCCCACTCCGGCTATGACCAGCTCAGCCGCCACATGGACTGCACCCACTACCGGCCGGGCCGGATCTTCCATTTCCTGTACGCGCGCAACCCCGCGCGCTTCCGCTGGGTGGGCGCCATCGATCCGGAGTGGTACAGCTTCGAGTATTTCTGCACCGAGGCCGAGCTGCTGGTCCGCATCAACCTCGTCTCCAACACCGTATTCCACATCCTGTACGGCGAAAACCAGTTCCGCTTCCTGGGCCATGCGCCGCTGCGCCGCGGCAACCGGGTGGTCGCCACTTTCCACCAGCCGCCGGACGTGCTGCCCCGCGCCATTCCGAAGACCGCGCGGATCGCCCGCGCCGACGCCATCGTCGTGGTGGGGAGCAGCCAGGAAGAGTACTTCCGCGGGCTGACCGGCCGGGACAACGTCTACCGCGTGCCTCACGGGATCGACGCCGACTACTTCACTCCCGGCGAGCCGCCGTCCGAGAGCGACGAGCTCCACTGCGTCACCGTCGGCTGGTGGCTGCGGGACGTTGAGACCATCCGTCGCGTGATCGCCATCACCGGCCAGTTGCGGCGGCCCCGCATCCGGTACCACATCGTGACCTTCCCGTGGTGTCAGGAATTTTACCAGGGCCTACCCCACGTGCGGATGTACAGCGGGATCGCCGACGAGGAGCTTCGGGCGCTGTACCGGCGCTGCGACCTCATGTTGCTCCCCCTGAACGACTGCACCGCCAACAACGCCGTGCTCGAGGCCGGCGCATGCGGCCTGCCCGTCTTCACGTCGGCTGCCGGATCCATCCGCGATTACGTGACCGAGGCCGGCGCGGTGATCGCTCCCCCCAAGGACCCCGACTACCTCATCGACGCGTTGGTCGCGGCGGCCGGCGACCGGGCGCGGCTGCGGGCCATGGGCCGCGCGGCCCGGCTGCAGGCGGAACAGTTTGCGTGGCCGCGGGTGGCCGAGCAGATGCGTGCCGTCTACGCGCGGATCCTCGGGTGA
- a CDS encoding sigma-54-dependent Fis family transcriptional regulator, translated as MNRADEHPSLKNRPGNDPPAPGASRVLVVEDRTALRQMLTEYLTGKGYQVDAAGSLQEGLARFHGARYHMIVLDLKLPDGSGMELLRTVRQAEPTQPVILMTAYGSIEESVQAIKYGAVDFIQKPLNLEQLHALIQRGIEFRRLEDEVLLYREEFREARKLPLLISRNPAMEAVARQLQRMAATGATILLLGESGTGKELFARTIHLLSPQSAGPFVEVNCAAIPETLIENELFGHVRGAYTGAESAMKGKFELAIGGTLFLDEIGDMPVGVQAKLLKALEEKRISPIGGTFQVAVDVRIVVATNRDLETEMAEGRFRRDLFFRIGQFTVSIPPLRERPEDIQPLAEHFLREAAARFGRPQPVLDAAAVQALERYAWPGNVRELKNLVERAVIIDDDGRLDPDDLFPGPGRSATGPVQASLEGFDRIGLDAWLQREQAVLEREALARLRARHPADLPGLAAALGLTEAETARRLKRHRIS; from the coding sequence ATGAACCGAGCCGACGAACATCCTTCCCTCAAAAACCGGCCGGGTAACGACCCGCCGGCTCCTGGTGCGAGCCGGGTGCTGGTGGTCGAGGACCGCACGGCGCTGCGCCAGATGCTGACGGAATATCTGACAGGGAAGGGCTACCAGGTGGACGCCGCCGGCAGCCTCCAGGAGGGGTTGGCCCGGTTCCACGGTGCCCGCTACCACATGATCGTCCTCGATCTGAAGCTACCGGACGGTTCGGGCATGGAACTCCTGCGGACGGTCCGGCAGGCGGAACCCACCCAGCCGGTCATTTTGATGACCGCCTACGGCTCCATCGAGGAATCGGTCCAGGCCATCAAGTACGGAGCGGTGGATTTCATCCAGAAGCCCCTCAACCTGGAGCAGCTCCATGCGCTGATTCAGCGCGGCATCGAATTCCGCCGCCTGGAGGACGAGGTCCTGCTGTACCGCGAGGAATTCCGCGAGGCCCGCAAGCTGCCGCTGTTGATCAGCCGCAACCCGGCGATGGAGGCCGTGGCCCGGCAGCTCCAGCGGATGGCTGCCACGGGAGCCACCATCCTGCTGCTGGGCGAGAGCGGGACCGGCAAGGAGCTGTTCGCCCGGACCATCCATCTGCTCTCGCCGCAGTCGGCGGGGCCGTTCGTCGAGGTCAACTGCGCCGCCATCCCCGAGACGCTCATCGAGAATGAACTGTTCGGCCATGTGCGGGGGGCGTACACCGGCGCGGAGTCGGCGATGAAAGGCAAATTCGAGCTGGCGATCGGCGGCACGCTCTTTCTGGACGAGATCGGCGACATGCCGGTGGGGGTTCAGGCCAAGCTGCTCAAGGCGCTCGAGGAAAAACGGATCAGCCCAATCGGCGGCACGTTCCAGGTGGCCGTCGACGTGCGGATCGTCGTGGCCACCAACCGCGACCTGGAGACGGAGATGGCCGAAGGGCGGTTCCGCCGGGATCTGTTCTTTCGGATCGGTCAGTTCACTGTCAGCATTCCGCCGCTGCGGGAACGGCCCGAAGACATCCAGCCGCTGGCCGAACACTTTCTGCGCGAGGCGGCCGCGCGATTCGGACGGCCCCAGCCGGTCCTGGATGCGGCGGCGGTGCAGGCCCTTGAGCGGTACGCCTGGCCCGGCAACGTCCGCGAGCTCAAGAACCTGGTGGAGCGGGCGGTCATCATCGACGACGATGGCCGCCTTGATCCGGACGACCTGTTCCCCGGCCCCGGCCGGAGCGCAACCGGGCCGGTCCAGGCGTCTCTCGAAGGATTTGACCGGATCGGACTGGACGCCTGGCTGCAGCGCGAGCAGGCCGTGCTGGAACGCGAGGCGTTGGCGCGCCTGCGGGCGCGTCATCCCGCGGACCTGCCGGGCCTGGCGGCGGCCCTGGGGCTGACCGAAGCCGAAACCGCGCGCCGATTGAAACGCCACCGAATTTCCTGA
- a CDS encoding tryptophan synthase subunit alpha, with protein sequence MRLKEAIAEHGYRRENPVLPFFPYLHEHRRELHQFLERLAAAGPLTAVGLIYPGRPVLADWPVRADDWSLEREWDLLQFIYFLKQRLALPVVLAIHYLDICRFGVIPYAQEGHTIGMDALLVRDPFPEELDFFSAELSAGGVGLAFALDDGLPEPDCERLAEYASAFLYWTAAAAVVPGEWANRRTDLRLFRKAEPPDGPPPAGRTAWVLEQPTGLTVWEPDWATIDVAATVGRIRAWTGGEGGGA encoded by the coding sequence ATGCGTCTGAAGGAAGCCATCGCGGAACACGGCTATCGGCGTGAGAACCCGGTGCTTCCGTTTTTCCCCTACCTGCACGAGCACCGCCGCGAATTGCACCAGTTCCTGGAGCGGCTGGCCGCAGCCGGCCCGCTGACCGCCGTGGGCCTGATCTATCCGGGCCGGCCGGTCTTGGCCGACTGGCCGGTGCGGGCCGACGACTGGAGCCTGGAGCGCGAGTGGGACCTTCTCCAGTTCATCTACTTTCTGAAGCAGCGGCTGGCGCTGCCGGTGGTGCTGGCCATCCACTATCTGGACATCTGCCGCTTCGGGGTGATCCCCTACGCCCAGGAGGGCCACACGATCGGAATGGACGCCCTGCTGGTGCGGGATCCGTTCCCCGAGGAGCTCGATTTCTTCTCCGCCGAGCTGTCCGCCGGCGGCGTAGGGCTGGCGTTCGCTCTCGACGACGGTCTGCCGGAGCCGGACTGCGAACGCCTGGCGGAGTACGCGTCGGCGTTCCTTTACTGGACGGCGGCCGCCGCGGTCGTCCCCGGTGAGTGGGCGAACCGTCGGACCGACCTGCGCCTGTTTCGAAAGGCCGAGCCGCCGGACGGGCCGCCGCCGGCCGGGCGGACCGCGTGGGTGTTGGAACAACCTACGGGGCTGACCGTATGGGAGCCCGACTGGGCCACCATAGACGTCGCCGCTACGGTTGGCCGGATTCGCGCCTGGACCGGTGGCGAGGGAGGCGGTGCATGA
- a CDS encoding prepilin-type N-terminal cleavage/methylation domain-containing protein, which produces MRPTSNRRPNRRGFSLLEAMITLVIMLVIIGGATALFFENQNATTAHVALAELRTNMRFALDTMASDLRVVGAYTKWAPLQVLRGAYQFNIVECTNSQWQPFVTGLQLGHYAGYDATIPDRIRVVEPDIINDAQLRDEYNPPSSQFKAVKINGEPFQEGDLLLITNAPVVDNPWDPGAQIFADLFVPTTIQGPQSGNPFTEVTFNAGANDPYGVNDPQGFPQSYPPGSTIMRIRIWEYYIDTNIPDVPRLMRLEARPNAVPEEVSRYVEDLQVAMGIDADDDNNITGAEWITTNFQNITNAQLQHLRAMRLTLIGRTFAMPEVMAGARTGTQDIYYRRPGIEDRSAGTVQSIPQFREVYTQVVMFRNLRPEPEE; this is translated from the coding sequence ATGAGACCCACATCGAACCGACGGCCAAACCGGCGCGGGTTTTCGCTGCTCGAGGCCATGATCACCCTGGTGATCATGCTGGTCATCATCGGTGGCGCCACCGCGCTCTTCTTCGAGAACCAGAACGCTACCACCGCCCACGTGGCGCTGGCGGAGCTGCGCACCAACATGCGCTTCGCCCTGGACACAATGGCCTCCGACCTGCGGGTGGTGGGTGCCTACACCAAGTGGGCGCCGCTGCAAGTTCTCCGGGGCGCTTACCAGTTCAACATTGTGGAGTGCACCAACAGCCAGTGGCAGCCGTTCGTCACCGGCCTGCAGCTGGGCCACTACGCCGGCTACGATGCCACCATCCCCGACCGGATCCGCGTGGTGGAGCCCGACATCATCAACGACGCCCAGCTCCGCGACGAGTACAATCCCCCCAGCTCCCAGTTCAAGGCGGTGAAGATCAACGGCGAGCCCTTCCAGGAGGGCGACCTGCTCCTCATCACCAACGCCCCCGTGGTGGACAACCCGTGGGATCCCGGCGCCCAGATCTTCGCCGACCTGTTCGTGCCCACCACCATCCAGGGCCCGCAGTCGGGCAATCCTTTCACCGAAGTGACCTTCAACGCCGGCGCGAACGATCCTTACGGCGTAAACGATCCGCAGGGCTTCCCGCAGTCGTATCCGCCGGGGTCCACCATCATGCGCATTCGTATCTGGGAATATTACATCGACACCAACATCCCCGACGTGCCGCGGCTCATGCGGCTGGAAGCACGGCCCAACGCCGTGCCCGAAGAAGTGTCGCGGTATGTGGAGGATCTCCAGGTGGCCATGGGCATCGACGCCGACGACGACAACAACATCACCGGCGCCGAATGGATCACCACGAATTTCCAGAACATCACCAACGCTCAGCTGCAGCACCTGCGGGCCATGCGCCTCACTCTCATCGGCCGGACCTTCGCCATGCCGGAGGTTATGGCCGGGGCGCGCACCGGCACCCAGGACATCTACTACCGGCGGCCGGGGATCGAGGACCGCTCCGCCGGCACCGTCCAGTCGATCCCGCAGTTCCGCGAGGTGTACACGCAGGTGGTCATGTTCCGGAACCTCCGGCCGGAGCCGGAGGAATGA